Part of the Subtercola frigoramans genome, AGCCAAGCACGTGAGTAGGTTGCAATATTCTCGGCCAACCAGATGAATAGAGCTACCAAGGCGAAGGCGACGACCAGAGGCATGCGCACAGTGCGCCGGAAGATTCGGTAATACATCGTGCTGGGGCCAAAGAGCAGCAGTGCGGCCACGACCAGAGTCCAGCGCAGATCGACGATGAAATGGTGAGTGAAGAAATTCGCGTAGATCAGGGCCGCCAGAAGCGCGGTCACCCAGCGCCTCGGGTATCGCGTGAACCTCAGGTCGAAAAGCCGGTAGACGCGCACCATGTAGGAACCGACAGCGGCGTACATGAATCCGCTGAACAGGGGCACCGCCCCGATTCGCAGCACCCCGTCGGCGTCGTAGGACCACGACCCGACATCGGTCTTGAAGAGTTCCATAACGGTACCGACGATGTGGAACAAGATGACGACTCGAAGCTCACGGAACGTCTCGAGTTTCGTGGCGACCATGATGATCTGTATGGCGATTGCGGCCAAAGTCAGAAAGTCGTTGCGTGCCAGGGCCGCTTCCTCGGGGTACCAGAGTCTGGCCCCGAAAATAACGAGGAGGAGCAGCACGCCGAAGATGCAGGCCCAGGCCTGCTTGAGGACGAACGCCATGAATTCGGTGACGATACCGCCCCACCCCTGCGCCGGGGTGGAGTCGAGTAGCCGGTGGATGAGGCGGTCGAAGTACTGCTCGACACTGGTGAATCGGGGTGTTTCGCTGGCCTCACCGGCCACGGCCCTGCAACCATCGTCGCCGCCAGCCGAATCTCTGCTCTTCTCAGATGGGGCCATGCCCCGAGCCTACGGATGCAGCTGGGAGAACACTGGAGAGGGCTACGACGAGCAGGCTCACGAAGAGAAGGCACTCGACGTGCGAAGATGAAACATGACCATCGTTGCGCTTCTCGAGCTTCACCTCAAACCGGAATTCCTCGAAACGGGGCCAAGCGTGCTCGAAGCGATCCTCACCAAGACACGAGCCTTCCCCGGCAGTCTCGGCGTAGAGACGGTCACCGATGTGAACGATCCCGCGCACATCATGGTGATCGAGCGATGGAAATCGATCGAAGCCGATTCCGCTTACCGGGCGTGGCGCGCGGGTGACGGGGCCTCGAACCTCGGCGACATTCTCGCCGGGCCGCCCACGCTCACCTGGTACGAATAGCCGCATTTCACACGATCACAGGTCACTCAGGTCAGCAATGAGATCCGGCCTGTTACAAGTGTGAGAACTTTTGGCCCAACGGTCCGTTCTGGCTTGGTGTCCGCTGGCGTGAACCAATAGGTTCAAACCACAATGATCTCCTTCACCGACTACCTGCGGCTGCTGCCGAAGGCCGAGCTGCACTGCCACTTCGTGTCGGTGATGCGGCCGGGCCGGCTGGTCGAACTTGCGGCAAAGAACGACGTCTTGCTCAAGAGCACTGACGTCGACGAACTGCTCGACTATGACAACCTCGTCGACTTTCTCGACGTGTTCAATGCCGCCCACGAGGTTCTCGTCAGCCCCGACGACTTCGCGACTGTCGCGTACGAAGGTGTGCTCGACGCCGTCGAAGCGGGTAACCTCCGGTACCGCGAGTACTACGTCAACCCGTTCAATTTCCTTTCCCGGGGAATCTCCTACGAGACCCTCATCGACTCGATTTCACAGGGCCTCGCGCAAGCGGAGACGGATTTCGGCGTCGGCTTTCGCCTCATCCCCGCCATCAACCGCTCGCATTCGGCCCAGAGCGCCGTCGAACTGGTCGAGCTGGTCTCCGCCCATCCGCATGAGAAGGTCGTGGGCATCGGCATGGATGATCTGACCCCCGAAGGCCTCGAAGAGCCGCTGCGCTTCCGTGAGGCGTACGAACTGGCTGGCCGGCGCGGCCTGAAACGCACGGCCCACGCGGGGGAGACCATGGCCGCCTCTGCCCAGAACGTCATCGACGCCATTGAGACCCTGGGCTGCGATCGCGTCGACCACGGTTACCGCATCGTCGACGACCCTGCGCTGCTGCGGCGAGCGCTCGATTCAGGGGTGCCGTTCGCGTGCACTCCGCTGTCGACCCGGGTGCTCTCCGGGTGGGCCTTCGACGACCAGCACCGCATCGCCCGCATGGTGCGCGCCGGCCTGCCCGTCTCGCTCTCGACCGACGACGCTGTCTTCTTCCGCACAGACATCGGCCTCGAGTACACGGCTGCCCTGCCCTCCATGGGATTCGCAGCAAGCGACGCCAGCCAGATCGCACTGACTGGGTTCGACGCTGCCTGGTGCTCGCCCGAGGAGAAGGCGCGTCTTCTCGCGGATGCGGCAGCGGGCATCCGGGCACTGGACGCTGCTCTTGACAACCCAGCTCTTCACACTCCAGCGAAGGAACCCACGAAATGAAGTCCCTTTCATTCGGCGTCTTCGACATGATGAACCCGAGTAACGGGATGCCCACCTGGACTCACCCGAACGGTCGGGCCGACAAGTACACCGACGTCGGATACTGGGTGATGGTCTCGGAGATGCTCGAGGAGGCGGGATTCGACTTTCTCTTCTTCGCCGACACCTACGGCTACCCGACCATCGACGGCGAACTACCTGACCAGGTCGCGGCCTCGGGCATCCAGTTCCCGGCCGTCGACCCGATGCTCATCATCGCTGCGCTGGCACAGGTCACCACCACGCTGGGGTTCGTCGTGACATCGCCGACGACCGTCGAGAAGCCGTACGCCTCAGCCAGGCGCTACGCCAGCCTCGACCACTACACCGACGGGCGCATCGGCTGGAACATCGTCACCGGCAGTTCGCAGTCGACGGTCGACCCGCTCTTCGGTGTCACCGAACAGACGACGCACGACTCGCGTTACGACATCGGGGACGAGTTCGTAGACATCAGCCTCGCTCTTTGGGAGGGCGGCTGGGACGACGATGCCCTGGTGATGGACAGAGAGCGTGGGGTGCTGGTCGACCCGGCCAGACTGCACCGTACCGAATACACGGGGGAGTTCCTCCGCACCTCGGGGTATTTCGCGGTGCCGCCGTCGCGGCAGCGCAGCCCCGTGCTCTTCCAGGCCGGCACCTCCACCCGGGGCCGCGCCTTTGCCGCGCGCAATGCCGAAGTGGTACTCATCCAGGGCCAGACCATCGAGAAGGCCGCGGCCCACGTTACGGAGATCCGCGATCTGGCCGAATCGCACGGCCGCCGGCGTGACGACATCAAGATCATCACGGGAGTCACCGTGGTCGTGGCCTCGACCAGCCACGAGGCAGCAGCTCGCCGCGCCGAACTCGAAGCCCTGTACGTGGTCGACGACGCTGCGGTGATCTACGCCGGGTTCACCGGGGTCGACTACCGCGGGGTCGACCCCTCCACGCCCCTTGCCGTTGCCACCTCTGACCAGGGGCAGACTCTTGTCGACCGTTTTGCGGCACCGGGGGATCGCGTTCCCACTGTCGGTGACGTGCTCGAGAGCTTTCGACTCAAGGCGAACCGGGGTTTCCAGGTGACCGGTGACCCGATCGAGGTGGCCGAGCAGCTCATCGCGATCGTGGAGGGGTCTGACGTCGACGGGTTCATGATCGAACCGACCTTCGGCGACGAGCAGGCCTACAACGAGTTCATCGTTCATGTGCTGCCGATCCTCGCCGAGCGGGGCTATGTCTCACCCCGAACCGAGGGGTTGACCCTGCGAGAGCGGCTGTTCGAGGAGGGCCGGTCCCGGCTTCCCGATACCCACCCGGGCGCACGTTTTCGTCACGTTCTGGCACCAACCGTGCCCGAAGACCGCACCACAACGACAATGACCAGCAGCGACCACAGCAACAGCAGGGAGAACCAATGAAAGCCACCGCCGTCGACGCGGTGATCCGCGGCCTCAAGAAGGCAGGCGTCTCGATCGTCTGCTATCTGCCCGACTCACTCTTCAAAGAGCTCTACCCAGCGCTCGACGCCGACCCCGAGCTCCGCACCATCCAGGTGACCAACGAGGGGGAGGGGGCAGCGATCTGCGGGGGAGTCTTCCTGTCTGGCAAGCGCGCCGTACTCATCATGGAGAACTCGGGTCTCCGGGCATCCGTCGAACCGCTCGCCCGCATGGGGCTCGGCGCGGGCATCCCGGTCGTCATGCTGATGAGTTACCGCGGTGAGCTCGGGGAGAACAACTGGTGGGCGATACCGCACGGCATCACGATGGAGCCGATACTGGATGCCCTGCGAGTGCCTTATCAGATCATCCGCGATGAGGCGGCGATCGAAGACGCGATCACCGACGCGTTCAGCTGGTCGTATGCGGCCTATTACCATTCCGCCATCGCGCTCGGAGGGAGCATCGTTCGATGAAACGCTATGAATGCATGATCAAGCTCGGCGAGCGTCTCAGCGACGAACTCGTCATTCTCTCGCTCGGCGGCAGCGTCGACGAGTGGTACAACGCAGCCCCGCACATGCGTGCGGGCAGTCTCTTCCAGCAGCAGCTCGGCTGTGTGACCGGTGAGGCCTTCGGTCTGGCTGTGGGCTTGCCCCATCGCCGCATCATCTCCCTCGACACCGACGGCGGGCTGTTGTTCAACCTGGGGATACTCGCAACGCTCGGCAACGAGCAACCCGCGAACCTCTTCACTGTGGTGTGGGACAACCAGATGTACCAGTCGATCGGCGGGCCGAAGACGCACACCGCGAGCGGGCGTGTCGATCTGGCAGCGATCGCCCGGGCATCCGGAGTCGAGAAGGCGTTCACAGCGACCACGCTGGAGGAATTCGATGCGCTCTGCGAGGAAGGGCTCGCAGCGACTGTGCCGTATGTGGTGGTCGCGAAGGTCGACGGCATCCTGCAGCCGGGCATCAAGCGCAAGCACAGCGACGGGCGTGAAGACAAGTACATCTTCGTTCGCCACGTCGAGGAGACGGAGGGCGTGGTCATCATGGGGCCGAGTGAGCACAATTAGCGATGGTGCTGTGACAGAGACCGACATCATCGTGGTGGGCGGCGGCTCTGCCGGGTGCGTCGTGGCGCGGCGCCTGGCGGAAGACACGGGGCGCGACGTTGTGCTGCTCGAAGCGGGGCCCAGCGACCAGGGGGTGCCGGGCATCCGTTCAGCCGGGTCGTGGGCGGGGCTGCTCGGCGGCGAGTATGACTGGAACCAGAGCTACGGAGCGACCTGGCGCACGGCGGGGCGAGCGGTCCCGATTCCCCGCGGTCGAGTTCTCGGCGGTTCGAGCAGCATCAACGCCATGCTCTGGTATCGCGGACACCGCTCGGATTACGACGCGTGGGAGGCCGCCGGCGCCACGGGCTGGAACTACGATTCACTGCTGCCGTACTTCCGGCGGAGCGAAGACTGGCAGGGAGGCTCGACCGAGTATCGGGGTGCGGGCGGCCCGATGCGCATCGAGACCTCGCGCGACCCCCACCCGGTTGCTGCGGCCATGCTCGACGGCGCGGCCGAACTCGGGTTCGACGTGCTCGACGACGCGAACGCCGCCGAGAATGACGGTGCGGCACTGGCAAACCTGAACGTGACCGTGGAGCCTGAAACCGGGGAGGTCACCCGCTGGAGCACGGTTCGCGGGTACCTCGAGCCGGCGGCGGGCTGGCCGAACCTGCACGTGCTCGTTGATTCGCCGGTTTCGCGCCTGGTGTTCGAAGGATCGCGGTGCGTCGGTGTCGACTATGAACGCAGGAGCGGAGACGCACTGCCGCCCGAGACTGTTCGTCTGCGCGCCCGACAGGGTGTCGTACTCACGGCCGGGGCGATCCACACGCCGAGGCTGCTGATGCTGTCGGGGATCGGCGACCCAGACGAACTCGTGCCGCTCGGCATCACTGTGCACACCGCACTCCGGGGCGTCGGCAAGAATCTGCAGGATCACCCGCTGCTCATGGGTATGAACTTCCGTGCCCGCGAACCTCTCGGGCCGACCCGCGACAACGGTGGCGGGAGCATGCTGAACTGGAAGAGCTCGAAGTCGCGTGGCAAACCCGACCTCCACGCCTTCGTCGTGCAGGGGCCGCACGCCACCGATGAAGTGCGTGCGGGGCATGACCTGTCGGGCTCGGTCTTCGCGATCTCGCCCGGCCTGATGGATTCACGCAGCGTCGGGTATCTCCGGTTGAAGTCCGCCGACCCCCGCGCGGCCCTCGAGATCCAGCCGAACTACCTTGCGGAACAGAACGACCTCGATGCCCTCATCGAATCGATGGAGACCATCGCCGACCTGGCCGCCACTTCGGCCTACCGGGCCATCGGGTCTTCCCCTGTCGCACCCCACCAGCGGCTCTCGAAGCAGGAGAAGATCGCCTTCATCAGGTCGAGCTGTTCGACGTTCTTCCACGCCTGCGGCACCGCTGCGATGGGAACAGGCGGATCCTCGGTCGTGAGCCCGGCCCTCGCCGTTCACGGCATCGACGGTCTGTGGGTGGCCGATGCGTCGGTGTTCCCTTCGATTCCCACCTCGAACACGCAGGCCGCCGTGATCGCCGTGGCCGAACGTGCCTCCGAGCTCATCGCAGAAACGCTCTGACCGTTCAGAGACCCATCCGACGAGCTCCCGACCACACCACACCACAGACCAGACGAAAGTGCACGTATGACCCTCCTCGACTATGACCTTGCAGCACGGCGCCCTTCCGTGTCGGCGTTCCTCGCTCGCGGCCCGCATCGGCTGCTCATCGATGGCGAATGGGTGGCCCCGTCATCGGGCGACTACATCGAGAGCCTCGACCCTGCCACCGGCACGATCCTCACCGAGATCGCGAGGGGAACCTCGGCCGATGTCGACGACGCTGTCTCTGCTGCCCGCCGGGCCCTTGAGTCCCCGGCCTGGTCGCGCATGACCCCAGCCGCGCGTTCGGCGTTGCTCTGGCGGCTTGCAGACCTGATCGAGCAGCACATCGACGAGCTCTCCGAACTCGAGACGCTCGACCAGGGCAAGGCCTACCGCACGGCCCGCTTCGGCGAACTGCCGGGCACGATCGCGCAGTTCCGGTACTACGCCGGGTACACGAACAAACTGTTGGGCACCACCATCCCCACCTCGATCGCGCACCAGCCCGAAGGTAAGCAGATCTTCGCCTACACGGTGAAGGAGCCGGTCGGCGTGGTCGCCGCAATTGTGCCCTGGAACTCTCCGCTGCTGATGGCCTCGATGAAGCTCGCTCCCGCTCTGGCTGCCGGATGCACGGTGGTACTCAAACCGTCGGAGAACACGTCGCTCACTGCACTTCGCCTCGGGGAACTTGCACTCGAAGCAGGGTTCCCCGCGGGCGTCGTGAACGTGGTGACGGGATACGGCAGGGAGGTCGGGCAGGCGCTTGCCGAGCATCCGGGCGTCGACAAGATCGGCTTCACCGGGTCGACAGCGGTCGGCAAGGCCCTGCTGGTCGCGGCGCAGGGAAACCTGAAGCGACTCACGCTCGAACTCGGCGGCAAGTCTCCGGCGATCGTGATGCCCGACGCCGACTTCGCGCTGGCCGTGCCCGGAATAGCCCGCGGTATCTTCAACAATGGCGGTCAGGTCTGTGTGGCGAGTTCGCGGGTGTATGCGCATTCGAGCATATACGAGCGTCTCGTCGAGGAGGTCTCGCGCGAGGCCGATGCCCTGAGTCTCGGCCACGGCATGAACCCGGCCACCGATATGGGCCCGATGGTCAGCATGGTGCAGGCCGACAGGGTGGCTGAGTACGTTCGCGAAGGCGTTGCCGACGGAGTCGAGGTGACGGCGGGCGGGCTCCAGGTCGACGAGCAGCGCACGTTCTACCGGCCTACTGTGCTCACCGGGGTGCGGCAGGAGATGCGACTGATGCAGGAGGAGATCTTCGGGCCCGTCGTCTCGATCACCCCGTTCGACGAGGTCGATGAGGTGGTCGCCTGGGCGAACGACAGCGTGTACGGCCTGGCGGCGAGCGTCTGGACGGAGGGCTTGTCGAACGCACACACCCTCACTTCGCGCATCAAGGCCGGCACGGTATGGGTGAACTGCCACTCGTACTTCTCGCCGGAATTACCCAAGGGCGGGCACAAGAAGTCCGGGTGGGGCTACGAGAACGGAGCCCAGGGCATCGAGAACTACCTCGAGTCGAAAACGGTGGTCACGGTCTACTGATCGCTGGTCGAGTAGCGGCTGATCGCTGGTTGAGTAGCGGCGCGGCCGCGTATCGAAACCCCAACGCGCCAGGATTTCGATACGCAGCGCTCCGCGCCGCTACTCAATCAGCGTCAGCGGGCGCGGGAGTATTTCGTGAGCATCATGCTGCCGGCGATCAGCACGTGGTCGAGGGTGAGGGCGCGGGGCACCGGAGGCCGCGAGATGCGCGTGATCCTCGGCCCTTCCCCGCCCTCCAACACGGGGCTCAGGGTCAGGCACAACTCGTCGAGTTCGTCGTTGGCGACCAGGTCTCCGAGCAGGCTCGGGCCACCCTCACAGTGGATCTGCGTGAGGCCCCGCCCCAGCAGTTCGGCGACCAGGAGCTTCGGTTCCACAGAATTCTGACCGCAGTCGACAACGTCGGCGACGTGTTCCAGGGCCGCACGCCGGGCTGCGTCGGCTGAGCCGATCGTGAGTATGAGCGGCCGTCGGGGCGCCTTCGTGAAGACATCACTCTCGAGGTCGAGCTCCAACCCGCGGCTGACGATCGCGAAGGCCGGATGCTCGGGGAGCCCGTTCTGCGCACGCCACAGCGCAGCCCCGGGTTCGAGCCGCATCGCGCCGTACCCCTCCGCGCGCAGGGTGCCTGCACCGACCACCACCACGTCGCACAGCTGGCGCAGCACGTCGAAGACGCGTTTGTCAGCGGGCCCTCCGAGCCTTCCGGAGAGCCCCTCGACGGTGGCCGAGCCGTCGATCGACGAGACGAAGTTGGCTCGAACGAGTCGCTCTGAACGGTCGGCCGGCGCATACAGTGCGATCAGCTGGGCATCGGTCAGGGCATCCAGTTCGCTCACTGTCTGCATGGTGTGCTCCCTTGCTGACCGTTTCTTGCACCGGTTCCTGGACTACAGATTGTGGACTGCGTAGACGGGTTCCCGCCAGCCCATGATGGCCTCGACCATACGCATCGCATCGACCGATTCGCGAACGTTGTGCATGCGCACGATCCGCGCGCCGAGCATCACACTCACCGTGGCCGCGGCGAGGGAGCCCGGGAGGCGCTCCGGTTTCTCGCGCCCCAGCGATTCGCCGATGAAGTCCTTGTTCGAGACGGCAGCGAGCGTCGGCAGACCCAGGGCCGTGATCTCGAAGAGCCTGCGCGTCAGCTCGAGAGTCTGAAAGGTGTTCTTGTTGAGGTCATGCCCCGGGTCGACGATGATCCTGTTCTCGGGAATGCCCCGAGAGACAGCGAAGTCGACACGCGACTGCAGGAACGACGCGATCTCGCCCGCGACATCGTCATACTGCGGCCGCGGATACACCTGCCGCGGCGCCGCGAGACTGTGGGTGATGACCAGCGTCGCGTCGCTGTCGGCGACCACGTCGGCCAGCCGGGGGTCATGGATGCCCGTGGTGTCGTTGATCACACCCGCACCGGCCGCGATCGCCGCTTCGGCCACTTCGGGGCGAAAGGTGTCGACCGAGACGACGACATCGGATTCCGCGACCAGCCCCTCGATCACGGGGATGACCCGCTCGAGTTCGTCGCGCCCGGAGAGCTCGGGGCCGGGCGCAAACGGCACCCCGCCGATGTCGACCCAGTCTGCTCCGTCGCGGGCCGCCTGCACGGCGGCCTCAACGGCGCGATCGAGTGCGAACGTCGCGCCCTCGTCGAAGAATGAATCAGGCGTGCGGTTGATGATCGCCATCACGGCGATCTGGCGGGAGAAGTCGAAGGTCCGCGCTCCGATCAGACGCACAGGCTCGCGCAGCGGCGGCAGGCGGAAAGCAGGTCCCATGTCGACCGACTCTAGCGGCTGACCCGCACCGCTAAAGTTGACAGTCAGGCAACACAACCCTCAGGGAGTACACGGCACGTGAGTGACATCATCCAGGTCGACAATGCAAGCACCGGATTCGAACTGTTCAGTGATCGAACGATCGTCGCCATGAAGGTCAACGGTGAGCTGCGCGACCTGGCCGCGACGGCGGCCGCCGGCGACTACGTCGAGGCCATCCACCTCGACTCACCAGATGGCCTGAACATCCTCCGCCACTCGGCGACCCACGTGATGGCCCAGGCCGTGCAGTCGATCAATCCTGAAGCCAAGCTCGGCATTGGCCCGCCCATCACCGACGGTTTCTACTACGACTTCGATGTGACAACCGCATTCACCCCCGACGATCTGAAGACGCTCGAAAAGGCGATGGATCGCATCATCCGGCAGGGTCAGCGCTTCATGCGCCGGGTCGTGACCGAAGAAGAAGCGCGTCTCGAACTGGCGCACGAACCGTACAAGCTCGAACTCATCGGCATCAAAGGCGGCTCTGCCGCCGAAGACGAATCGGTCGAGGTCGGGGGTACCGAACTCACCATCTACGACAACGTCGACCCGAAGACGGGCGAGACCGTGTGGAGCGACCTCTGCCGGGGACCGCACCTGCCGAACACCCGGATGATCGGCAACGGTTTCGCGCTCACCCGCCTGGCGGCGGCGTACTGGCGCGGCTCCGAGAAGAACCCCCAACTGCAGCGTATCTACGGCACGGCGTGGCCCACCAAAGACGAGCTCCGCGCCTACCAGGCCCGGCAGGAGGAGGCCGCCAAGCGCGACCACCGCCGCATCGGCGCCGAACTCGACCTCTTCTCCTTTCCTGAGGAGATCGGTTCCGGGCTTGCCGTGTTCCACCCCAAGGGCGGCATCATCCGCCAGGAGCTTGAGAACTACTCGCGTCAGCGCCACATCGCTGCCGGCTATGACTTCGTGAACACCCCGCACATCACCAAGGCCAACCTGTTCATGACCAGTGGTCACCTCCAGTGGTACGCCGACGGAATGTTCCCGCCCATGCACCTCGACGAGGAGCGCGACGAGGAGGGCAACATCACCCGGCAGGGCCAGGACTACTACCTGAAGCCCATGAACTGCCCATACCACAACCTGATCTTCCGGGCTCGCGGCCGGAGCTACCGCGAACTGCCGCTCCGCATGTTCGAGTTCGGCTCGGTCTACCGCTACGAGAAGAGCGGAACCCTGCAAGGCCTCACCCGCGTGCGGGGCATGACTCAGGACGATGCCCACATCTACACCACACAGGAGCAGGTCAAACCCGAGCTCACCAGCACCCTGAAGTTCGTGCTCGATCTTCTGAAGGACTACGGGCTCGACGACTTCTACCTCGAGCTCTCGACCAGGGACGCGACGAACCCGAAGTTCATCGGAGCCGACGAGCTCTGGGACGCGGCGACGGAGACCTTGCGCGAAGTCGCAGAGGAATCCGGACTCCAGCTCGTGCCCGACCCCGGGGGAGCAGCCTTCTACGGCCCGAAGATCTCAGTGCAGGCGAGAGACGCGATCGGCCGAACCTGGCAGATGTCGACCATCCAGCTCGATTTCAACCAACCGGAGCGCTTCGAACTCGAATACACCGCCTCAGACGGCACCCGCCAGCGTCCGATCATGATCCACCGCGCACTGTTCGGCTCGATCGAACGGTTCTTCGCCGTTCTCACCGAGCACTACGCCGGCGCGTTCCCGGTGTGGCTCTCGCCCGTGCAGGTGATGGGCATCCCGGTCGCCGAGCAGTACGAGGAGTATCTCGGTGAGGTGATCGCCCAGCTGAAGGCGAAAGGCGTTCGCGCAGAGCTCGACGCCAGCGACGACCGAATGCAGAAGAAGATCCGCACCCACACGAAGGAGAAGGTACCGTTCCTTCTCATCGTGGGAGAGGATGACCGGGCAGGCGGCACCGTCAGTTTCCGTTTCCGCGACGGCACCCAAGAGAACAACGTGCTCATCGCCGACGCCGTCGACAAGATCGTGGCGTCGATCGCCAACAAGACCCAGGTCACGACTCAGGGCCAGATCTGAACATGACAGCACAGTTTGGCGACGGCGAATTCGCTGGTGACGACGAATTCGTTGGGGTCGAAATCACGGATTCCAGCGTTCTGGCCGGCGTACCCGACGAGTTCCAACGGCTCTGGACGCCTCACCGCATGGTGTACATCCAGAACGGTACGCAGCCCGAGAAACACGAGTGCCCGTTCTGCATCGCACCCACGCTCAGCGACGAAGAGGCCCTCATCGTCGCGCGGGGTGAACACGCCTACGTTCTGCTGAACCTGTTCCCGTACAACAGCGGGCACCTGCTGGTCTGCCCGTACCGGCACGTCTCGATGTACGACCAGGCGAGCGATGCCGAAGTGGCGGAGATCGCCTCGCTCACCCAGACCGCGATGCGCGTCCTGGCTGCCGTGTCGCGCAACGATGGGTACAACATCGGCATGAACCAGGGCCGGGTAGCCGGGGCGGGAATCGCCGATCACCTGCACCAGCACATCGTGCCCCGCTGGGCCAATGACGCGAACTTCTTCCCGATCATCGCGAAGACGAAGGCGTTGCCGCAGCTCCTGGGGGAGGTTCGGGCATCCATTGCCGCTGCCTGGCCCACAGCGGGCTGAACCCGACCTTCAAGCAGCCAATCGCGATCAACTGGTATGGCTGTAGCCCGCGAGGGCGCCCGTGTGCGCGTCTTCGTGCAGGCCAATCGGTAGAATGGACGATTATGACTGACAGCTCTCTCACCTCCTCCGTCGGCTCCAATCGCGTCAAGCGCGGCCTTGCAGAAATGCTCAAAGGCGGTGTGATCATGGACGTCGTGAACGCCGACCAGGCACGCATCGCCGAAGACGCGGGCGCTGTGGCCGTGATGGCGCTCGAGCGTGTGCCCGCCGACATCCGGTCGCAGGGCGGTGTCGCACGGATGAGTGACCCTGACCTCATCGACGGGATCCGCGCCGCCGTCTCGATTCCGGTGATGGCGAAGGCCCGCATCGGTCACTTCGTCGAGGCGCAGGTGCTGCAGGCGCTCGACGTGGACTACATCGACGAGTCCGAGGTGCTGAGCCCGGCCGACTACGTGAACCACATCGACAAGTGGAACTTCACCATTCCCTTCGTCTGTGGTGCCACGAACCTCGGCGAGGCGCTTCGACGCATCAACGAGGGTGCTGCCATGATCCGGTCGAAGGGCGAGGCCGGCACCGGTGACGTCTCAGAGGCCACCAAGCACATCCGCAAGATCCTCGGCGAGATCCGCGCTCTCAGTTCACTCGCACCCGACGAACTCTACGTCGCCGCGAAAGAGCTCCAGGCGCCCTACGAACTCGTCGCCG contains:
- a CDS encoding NtaA/DmoA family FMN-dependent monooxygenase (This protein belongs to a clade of FMN-dependent monooxygenases, within a broader family of flavin-dependent oxidoreductases, the luciferase-like monooxygenase (LMM) family, some of whose members use coenzyme F420 rather than FMN.), encoding MKSLSFGVFDMMNPSNGMPTWTHPNGRADKYTDVGYWVMVSEMLEEAGFDFLFFADTYGYPTIDGELPDQVAASGIQFPAVDPMLIIAALAQVTTTLGFVVTSPTTVEKPYASARRYASLDHYTDGRIGWNIVTGSSQSTVDPLFGVTEQTTHDSRYDIGDEFVDISLALWEGGWDDDALVMDRERGVLVDPARLHRTEYTGEFLRTSGYFAVPPSRQRSPVLFQAGTSTRGRAFAARNAEVVLIQGQTIEKAAAHVTEIRDLAESHGRRRDDIKIITGVTVVVASTSHEAAARRAELEALYVVDDAAVIYAGFTGVDYRGVDPSTPLAVATSDQGQTLVDRFAAPGDRVPTVGDVLESFRLKANRGFQVTGDPIEVAEQLIAIVEGSDVDGFMIEPTFGDEQAYNEFIVHVLPILAERGYVSPRTEGLTLRERLFEEGRSRLPDTHPGARFRHVLAPTVPEDRTTTTMTSSDHSNSRENQ
- the add gene encoding adenosine deaminase, with amino-acid sequence MISFTDYLRLLPKAELHCHFVSVMRPGRLVELAAKNDVLLKSTDVDELLDYDNLVDFLDVFNAAHEVLVSPDDFATVAYEGVLDAVEAGNLRYREYYVNPFNFLSRGISYETLIDSISQGLAQAETDFGVGFRLIPAINRSHSAQSAVELVELVSAHPHEKVVGIGMDDLTPEGLEEPLRFREAYELAGRRGLKRTAHAGETMAASAQNVIDAIETLGCDRVDHGYRIVDDPALLRRALDSGVPFACTPLSTRVLSGWAFDDQHRIARMVRAGLPVSLSTDDAVFFRTDIGLEYTAALPSMGFAASDASQIALTGFDAAWCSPEEKARLLADAAAGIRALDAALDNPALHTPAKEPTK
- a CDS encoding thiamine pyrophosphate-dependent enzyme — translated: MKRYECMIKLGERLSDELVILSLGGSVDEWYNAAPHMRAGSLFQQQLGCVTGEAFGLAVGLPHRRIISLDTDGGLLFNLGILATLGNEQPANLFTVVWDNQMYQSIGGPKTHTASGRVDLAAIARASGVEKAFTATTLEEFDALCEEGLAATVPYVVVAKVDGILQPGIKRKHSDGREDKYIFVRHVEETEGVVIMGPSEHN
- a CDS encoding DUF817 domain-containing protein, producing MAPSEKSRDSAGGDDGCRAVAGEASETPRFTSVEQYFDRLIHRLLDSTPAQGWGGIVTEFMAFVLKQAWACIFGVLLLLVIFGARLWYPEEAALARNDFLTLAAIAIQIIMVATKLETFRELRVVILFHIVGTVMELFKTDVGSWSYDADGVLRIGAVPLFSGFMYAAVGSYMVRVYRLFDLRFTRYPRRWVTALLAALIYANFFTHHFIVDLRWTLVVAALLLFGPSTMYYRIFRRTVRMPLVVAFALVALFIWLAENIATYSRAWLYPSQIDGWQAVSIEKLVSWFLLMIISVVLVTWVYPPRRPGNGISPLQEVRAG
- a CDS encoding thiamine pyrophosphate-binding protein: MKATAVDAVIRGLKKAGVSIVCYLPDSLFKELYPALDADPELRTIQVTNEGEGAAICGGVFLSGKRAVLIMENSGLRASVEPLARMGLGAGIPVVMLMSYRGELGENNWWAIPHGITMEPILDALRVPYQIIRDEAAIEDAITDAFSWSYAAYYHSAIALGGSIVR
- a CDS encoding putative quinol monooxygenase, producing the protein MTIVALLELHLKPEFLETGPSVLEAILTKTRAFPGSLGVETVTDVNDPAHIMVIERWKSIEADSAYRAWRAGDGASNLGDILAGPPTLTWYE
- a CDS encoding GMC family oxidoreductase; protein product: MTETDIIVVGGGSAGCVVARRLAEDTGRDVVLLEAGPSDQGVPGIRSAGSWAGLLGGEYDWNQSYGATWRTAGRAVPIPRGRVLGGSSSINAMLWYRGHRSDYDAWEAAGATGWNYDSLLPYFRRSEDWQGGSTEYRGAGGPMRIETSRDPHPVAAAMLDGAAELGFDVLDDANAAENDGAALANLNVTVEPETGEVTRWSTVRGYLEPAAGWPNLHVLVDSPVSRLVFEGSRCVGVDYERRSGDALPPETVRLRARQGVVLTAGAIHTPRLLMLSGIGDPDELVPLGITVHTALRGVGKNLQDHPLLMGMNFRAREPLGPTRDNGGGSMLNWKSSKSRGKPDLHAFVVQGPHATDEVRAGHDLSGSVFAISPGLMDSRSVGYLRLKSADPRAALEIQPNYLAEQNDLDALIESMETIADLAATSAYRAIGSSPVAPHQRLSKQEKIAFIRSSCSTFFHACGTAAMGTGGSSVVSPALAVHGIDGLWVADASVFPSIPTSNTQAAVIAVAERASELIAETL